The Gorilla gorilla gorilla isolate KB3781 chromosome 17, NHGRI_mGorGor1-v2.1_pri, whole genome shotgun sequence genome contains a region encoding:
- the ATP5F1A gene encoding ATP synthase subunit alpha, mitochondrial, translating into MLSVRVAAAVVRALPRRAGLVSRNALGSSFIAARNLHASNTHLQKTGTAEMSSILEERILGADTSVDLEETGRVLSIGDGIARVHGLRNVQAEEMVEFSSGLKGMSLNLEPDNVGVVVFGNDKLIKEGDIVKRTGAIVDVPVGEELLGRVVDALGNTIDGKGPIGSKMRRRVGLKAPGIIPRISVREPMQTGIKAVDSLVPIGRGQRELIIGDRQTGKTSIAIDTIINQKRFNDGSDEKKKLYCIYVAIGQKRSTVAQLVKRLTDADAMKYTIVVSATASDAAPLQYLAPYSGCSMGEYFRDNGKHALIIYDDLSKQAVAYRQMSLLLRRPPGREAYPGDVFYLHSRLLERAAKMNDAFGGGSLTALPVIETQAGDVSAYIPTNVISITDGQIFLETELFYKGIRPAINVGLSVSRVGSAAQTRAMKQVAGTMKLELAQYREVAAFAQFGSDLDAATQQLLSRGVRLTELLKQGQYSPMAIEEQVAVIYAGVRGYLDKLEPSKITKFENAFLSHVVSQHQALLGTIRADGKISEQSDAKLKEIVTNFLAGFEA; encoded by the exons GTCTCCAGAAATGCTTTGGGTTCATCTTTCATTGCTGCAAGGAACCTCCATGCCTCTAACACTCATCTTCAGAAGACTG GGACTGCTGAGATGTCCTCTATTCTTGAAGAGCGTATTCTTGGAGCTGATACCTCTGTTGACCTTGAAGAAACTGGGCGTGTCTTAAGTATTGGTGATGGTATTGCCCGCGTACATGGGCTGAGGAATGTTCAAGCAGAAGAAATGGTAGAGTTTTCTTCAGGCTTAaag GGTATGTCCTTGAACTTGGAACCTGACAATGTTGGTGTTGTCGTGTTTGGAAATGATAAACTAATTAAGGAAGGAGATATAGTGAAGAGGACAGGAGCCATTGTGGACGTTCCAGTTGGTGAGGAGCTGTTGGGTCGTGTAGTTGATGCCCTTGGTAATACTATTGATGGAAAG ggtCCAATTGGTTCCAAGATGCGTAGGCGAGTTGGTCTGAAAGCCCCTGGTATCATTCCTCGAATTTCAGTGCGGGAACCAATGCAGACTGGCATTAAGGCTGTGGATAGCTTGGTGCCAATTGGTCGTGGTCAGCGTGAGCTGATTATTGGTGACCGACAGACTGG gaaaacctCAATTGCTATTGACACAATCATTAACCAGAAACGTTTCAATGATGGATCTGATGAAAAGAAGAAGCTGTACTGTATTTATGTTGCTATCGGTCAAAAGAGATCCACTGTTGCCCAGTTGGTGAAGAGACTTACAGATGCAG atGCCATGAAGTACACCATTGTGGTGTCGGCTACGGCCTCGGATGCTGCCCCACTTCAGTACCTGGCTCCTTACTCTGGCTGTTCCATGGGAGAGTATTTTAGAGACAATGGCAAACATGCTTTGATCATCTATGACGACTTATCCAAACAG GCTGTTGCTTACCGTCAGATGTCTCTGTTGCTCCGCCGACCCCCTGGTCGTGAGGCTTATCCTGGTGATGTGTTCTACCTACACTCCCGGTTGCTGGAGAGAGCAGCCAAAATGAACGATGCTTTTGGTGGTGGCTCCTTGACTGCTTTGCCAGTCATAGAAACACAGGCTGGTGATGTGTCTGCTTACATTCCAACAAATGTCATTTCCATCACTGACGGACAG ATCTTCTTGGAAACAGAATTGTTCTACAAAGGTATCCGCCCTGCAATTAACGTTGGTCTGTCTGTATCTCGTGTCGGATCCGCTGCCCAAACCAGGGCTATGAAGCAG GTGGCAGGTACCATGAAGCTGGAATTGGCTCAGTATCGTGAGGTTGCTGCTTTTGCCCAGTTCGGTTCTGACCTCGATGCTGCCACTCAACAACTTTTGAGTCGTGGCGTGCGTCTAACTGAGTTGCTGAAGCAAGGACAGTATT CTCCCATGGCTATTGAAGAACAAGTGGCTGTTATCTATGCGGGTGTAAGGGGATATCTTGATAAACTGGAGCCCAGCAAGATTACAAAGTTTGAGAATGCTTTCTTGTCTCATGTCGTCAGCCAGCACCAAGCCTTGTTGGGCACTATCAG GGCTGATGGAAAGATCTCAGAACAATCAGATGCAAAGCTGAAAGAGATTGTAACAAACTTCTTGGCTGGATTTGAAGCTTAA